Proteins encoded together in one Pseudomonas sp. ADAK13 window:
- the purU gene encoding formyltetrahydrofolate deformylase, protein MSRVPDTWILTADCPSVLGTVDAVTRYLFEQGCYVTEHHSFDDRLSGRFFIRVEFRQPDGFDEQAFRDGLATRGEAFGMIFELTAPNYRPKVVIMVSKADHCLNDLLYRQRIGQLSMDVVAVVSNHPDLKPLADWHQIPYYHFPLDPNDKPSQERQVWQVIEESGAELVILARYMQVLSPELCRKLDGKAINIHHSLLPGFKGAKPYHQAYNKGVKLVGATAHYINNDLDEGPIIAQGVEVVDHSHYPEDLIAKGRDIEGLTLARAVGYHIERRVFLNANRTVVL, encoded by the coding sequence ATGAGCCGCGTACCCGACACATGGATTTTGACCGCCGACTGCCCCAGCGTGCTCGGCACGGTGGACGCGGTGACCCGCTATCTGTTCGAGCAGGGCTGCTACGTCACCGAACACCACTCCTTCGATGACCGGCTCTCGGGCCGGTTCTTCATCCGTGTGGAATTCCGCCAGCCCGACGGTTTTGACGAGCAAGCCTTCCGCGATGGCCTGGCCACTCGCGGCGAGGCGTTCGGCATGATCTTCGAGCTGACTGCGCCGAATTACCGGCCAAAAGTGGTGATCATGGTCTCCAAGGCCGATCACTGCCTCAACGATTTGCTCTACCGCCAGCGCATCGGCCAACTGTCGATGGACGTGGTCGCCGTGGTCTCCAACCATCCCGACCTCAAGCCCCTGGCCGACTGGCACCAGATTCCGTATTACCACTTTCCCCTGGACCCCAACGACAAACCGTCCCAGGAGCGCCAGGTGTGGCAGGTGATCGAAGAGTCGGGCGCCGAACTGGTGATCCTTGCGCGCTACATGCAAGTGCTGTCGCCGGAGCTGTGCCGCAAGCTCGACGGCAAAGCCATCAACATCCATCACTCCCTGTTGCCCGGTTTTAAAGGCGCCAAGCCGTATCACCAGGCCTACAACAAGGGCGTGAAACTGGTGGGCGCCACCGCGCATTACATCAACAACGACTTGGACGAAGGGCCGATCATCGCCCAGGGCGTGGAGGTGGTGGACCACAGCCACTACCCGGAAGATTTGATCGCCAAGGGGCGGGATATTGAGGGTCTGACCCTGGCCCGGGCCGTGGGGTATCACATTGAGCGGAGGGTGTTTTTAAACGCCAATCGTACGGTCGTTCTATAG
- the fdhA gene encoding formaldehyde dehydrogenase, glutathione-independent, with translation MSGNRGVVYLGNGKVEVQKIDYPKMQDPRGRKIEHGVILRVVSTNICGSDQHMVRGRTTAQTGLVLGHEITGEVIEKGSDVENLKIGDLVSVPFNVACGRCRSCKEQHTGVCLTVNPARAGGAYGYVDMGDWTGGQAEYVLVPYADFNLLKLPDRDKAMEKIRDLTCLSDILPTGYHGAVTAGVGPGSTVYIAGAGPVGLAAAASARLLGAAVVIIGDVNPIRLAHAKAQGFEIADLSKDTPLHEQIAALLGEPEVDCAVDAVGFEARGHGHDGVKHEAPATVLNSLMGVVRVAGKIGIPGLYVTEDPGAVDAAAKMGSLSIRFGLGWAKSHSFHTGQTPVMKYNRQLMQAIMWDRINIADIVGVEVISLDDAPRGYGEFDAGVPKKFVIDPHKLFSAA, from the coding sequence ATGTCTGGTAATCGTGGTGTCGTGTATCTCGGCAACGGCAAGGTCGAAGTACAGAAAATCGACTATCCCAAAATGCAGGACCCCCGTGGCAGGAAGATTGAGCACGGCGTCATCCTGCGCGTGGTCTCCACTAACATCTGCGGCTCCGATCAACACATGGTGCGTGGCCGCACCACCGCCCAGACCGGCCTGGTCCTGGGTCACGAAATCACCGGCGAAGTGATCGAGAAAGGCAGCGACGTCGAGAACCTTAAAATCGGCGACCTGGTGTCGGTGCCGTTCAACGTGGCGTGTGGCCGTTGCCGCTCCTGCAAAGAGCAGCACACCGGCGTGTGCCTGACCGTCAACCCGGCCCGTGCCGGTGGCGCCTACGGCTATGTCGACATGGGCGACTGGACCGGCGGCCAGGCCGAATACGTGCTGGTGCCTTACGCCGACTTCAACCTGTTGAAACTGCCGGACCGCGACAAGGCCATGGAGAAAATCCGCGACCTGACCTGCCTCTCCGACATTCTGCCTACCGGCTACCACGGTGCGGTCACGGCGGGCGTTGGCCCGGGCAGCACGGTCTACATTGCCGGTGCCGGCCCGGTGGGCCTGGCGGCTGCCGCCTCCGCTCGCCTGCTGGGTGCTGCGGTGGTGATCATCGGTGACGTCAACCCGATCCGCCTGGCCCACGCCAAGGCCCAGGGTTTTGAAATCGCCGACCTGTCCAAGGACACCCCGCTGCACGAACAAATCGCCGCGTTGCTGGGCGAGCCTGAGGTTGACTGCGCCGTGGATGCGGTAGGCTTCGAAGCGCGCGGCCACGGCCATGACGGCGTCAAGCACGAGGCGCCAGCCACCGTGCTCAACTCGTTGATGGGCGTGGTGCGGGTGGCCGGCAAAATCGGCATCCCGGGCCTGTACGTGACCGAAGACCCGGGTGCTGTGGACGCCGCTGCAAAAATGGGCAGCCTGAGCATTCGTTTCGGCCTGGGCTGGGCCAAATCCCACAGCTTCCACACCGGGCAAACCCCGGTGATGAAGTACAACCGCCAACTGATGCAGGCGATCATGTGGGACCGTATCAATATTGCCGACATCGTCGGTGTGGAAGTCATCAGCCTGGATGACGCGCCGCGCGGTTATGGCGAGTTCGATGCGGGTGTGCCGAAGAAGTTTGTGATTGATCCGCACAAGTTGTTCAGCGCGGCTTAA
- a CDS encoding anti-sigma factor domain-containing protein — protein sequence MTAINPQVIEHKPSFWNRPRLFVGACLVVVAGVGGALYTKDSVKSAALLVNTTQQPATQIVAHKDYLEVQPIAATAPAPDQSLELWAVPADGNPVSLGLLPEDGKGIIGINPRQQESISKPVTLMVSSETKGGSVSKQPTGPTVYQGALAIR from the coding sequence ATGACTGCGATCAACCCCCAAGTGATTGAGCACAAGCCTTCATTCTGGAACCGCCCACGCCTGTTCGTCGGCGCCTGTCTGGTGGTAGTGGCGGGCGTCGGCGGTGCCCTCTACACCAAGGACAGCGTCAAATCTGCCGCATTGCTGGTGAACACCACCCAGCAACCGGCCACGCAGATCGTGGCCCACAAGGATTACCTTGAAGTGCAGCCGATTGCTGCCACCGCACCGGCTCCAGACCAAAGCCTGGAACTGTGGGCTGTGCCGGCGGACGGTAACCCGGTTTCACTGGGCCTGTTGCCTGAAGACGGCAAAGGCATTATTGGCATCAACCCGCGCCAGCAAGAGTCGATCAGCAAGCCGGTGACGCTGATGGTCAGTTCGGAAACCAAGGGCGGCTCGGTGAGCAAGCAGCCGACGGGGCCAACGGTGTATCAGGGGGCTTTGGCGATTCGCTGA
- a CDS encoding anti-sigma factor produces MNYQTTALRRALAADYAIGLMPATARRRFEALLLDDAALRVELGHWQDALARLTGPLPERPVQDHVWEGIKARIEPQVLHMPAKKPFWMNLRLLAAACGVVIAVLVGVLYQRDLGVEYNATLVAADQQPALKIQAYADHLQVEPLALAAVAPARALELWAIPAGGKPISLGLVPVSGKGRIQLSKEQQALLTAPLTLAVSLEPQGGSPTGQPTGPVLYQGQLASL; encoded by the coding sequence ATGAACTACCAAACCACCGCCCTGCGCCGCGCCCTCGCAGCGGATTACGCCATCGGGCTGATGCCCGCCACGGCGCGGCGGCGCTTTGAAGCACTGCTGCTGGACGATGCAGCCCTGCGCGTCGAACTGGGACACTGGCAGGATGCCCTCGCCCGCCTGACCGGGCCATTGCCCGAGCGGCCGGTGCAGGATCATGTGTGGGAAGGGATCAAGGCGCGCATTGAACCGCAAGTGCTGCATATGCCGGCGAAGAAACCGTTCTGGATGAACCTGCGGTTGCTGGCAGCGGCGTGCGGGGTGGTGATCGCCGTATTGGTGGGTGTGCTGTACCAGCGCGATCTTGGGGTGGAATACAACGCCACGCTGGTGGCGGCGGATCAACAGCCGGCGCTGAAGATCCAGGCGTATGCGGATCATCTGCAGGTGGAACCACTGGCGCTGGCGGCGGTGGCACCGGCACGTGCGCTGGAACTGTGGGCAATCCCGGCGGGTGGCAAACCGATCTCGCTGGGGTTGGTGCCGGTGTCGGGTAAAGGGCGGATTCAACTGAGCAAAGAACAACAGGCACTGCTGACGGCACCGTTGACGCTGGCAGTCAGTCTTGAACCTCAGGGCGGCTCACCCACCGGACAACCGACCGGGCCGGTGCTGTATCAAGGCCAATTGGCATCACTCTGA
- a CDS encoding sigma-70 family RNA polymerase sigma factor produces MDGMNAQAGLTSACPLYRAPSHRPDASAWRSPISTHDADQLRQLLAQCSLGNRQAFETLYRSVSPRLHGVALRFMGRQDLAEDVLQESFVRIWFNASRYEAHLSAPLTWMINITRNLAIDQLRKHREQPLSDGQQDAMADESPSAHELLDSEREAHALNRCLDSLEGMQRQSITVAYFQGLSCSELADHLAAPLGSVKSWIRRGMERLRRCLES; encoded by the coding sequence ATGGATGGAATGAACGCCCAAGCTGGACTAACCTCAGCCTGCCCTCTTTACCGTGCGCCGTCCCATCGCCCTGATGCAAGTGCCTGGAGAAGCCCCATTTCGACCCACGATGCCGATCAGCTACGGCAATTGCTGGCCCAGTGTTCACTGGGTAACCGCCAGGCGTTCGAAACGCTCTATCGCAGCGTTTCCCCGCGTTTGCACGGTGTTGCCCTGCGTTTCATGGGCCGCCAGGACCTGGCCGAAGACGTGCTGCAGGAGAGTTTCGTGCGCATCTGGTTCAACGCCTCGCGGTATGAGGCTCACTTGTCGGCGCCGCTGACCTGGATGATCAACATCACCCGCAACCTGGCCATCGACCAGTTGCGCAAACACCGCGAACAACCCTTGAGCGACGGCCAGCAAGACGCAATGGCCGACGAAAGCCCCAGCGCCCATGAATTGCTCGACAGCGAGCGTGAAGCCCACGCCCTGAACCGCTGCCTCGACAGCCTTGAAGGCATGCAGCGCCAATCGATCACCGTGGCTTACTTCCAGGGCTTGTCGTGCTCGGAATTGGCCGACCACCTGGCCGCGCCCCTGGGCTCGGTCAAATCCTGGATTCGCCGCGGCATGGAGCGTTTGCGCAGGTGCCTTGAATCATGA
- a CDS encoding DUF2780 domain-containing protein translates to MKISRGFALSCLLTVAASPVFAAGFSLGDVANAVSGAQGGDKAAAAAPTSQTAGLLGALTSQLNVTPEQAVGGTGAMLGLAKNKLGGGDYSQLTQSVPGLDKLSGSNSLGSLGALSGMLGQSGGSKTSGLDGVLGNVKNTSDLNTAFSALGMDSGMVGQFAPVILKYLGGQGASESVLGKLASAWGTGG, encoded by the coding sequence ATGAAGATTTCACGCGGTTTTGCCCTGTCCTGCCTGTTGACCGTGGCGGCCAGCCCGGTGTTTGCGGCAGGTTTCAGCCTCGGCGACGTGGCCAATGCCGTTTCGGGTGCACAGGGTGGCGACAAGGCGGCAGCGGCTGCACCGACCTCACAGACCGCCGGTCTGCTGGGCGCCCTGACCTCGCAACTGAACGTGACCCCTGAGCAGGCCGTCGGCGGCACCGGCGCGATGTTGGGCCTGGCCAAGAATAAATTGGGTGGCGGTGATTACTCGCAGTTGACCCAGAGCGTTCCGGGCCTGGACAAGCTCTCCGGCAGCAACTCCCTGGGCAGCCTCGGCGCCCTGAGCGGCATGCTTGGCCAGAGCGGCGGCAGCAAGACCTCGGGCCTGGATGGCGTATTGGGTAACGTGAAGAACACCAGCGACCTGAACACTGCATTCAGCGCGCTGGGCATGGACAGTGGGATGGTGGGCCAGTTTGCGCCGGTTATCCTGAAATACCTGGGCGGCCAGGGCGCCAGCGAATCGGTACTGGGCAAGCTGGCTTCGGCCTGGGGCACGGGCGGCTAA
- a CDS encoding acyltransferase, which yields MRRLLTGCFVTSLLLLNTLVLFGPLMVFALLKLVAPGRFRDYASWAVMWIAETWAEIDKLIFALCIPTQWDIRGGGDLRGDTSYLVISNHQSWVDIPALIQTLNRRTPFFKFFLKKELIWVPFLGLAWWALDYPFMKRYTKAFLAKHPELAGQDLKITQEACELFKRQPVTVVNYLEGTRFTPAKRQQQDSPYERLLKPKAGGVAFVLAAMGEQLDAVLDVTVVYPQENIPGFWDLISGAVPKVIVDIRTRELDPALWRGDYENDPAFRQTVQNWVNQLWMEKDARIEQLRAERP from the coding sequence ATGCGCCGCCTGCTCACCGGCTGTTTCGTCACATCCCTGCTATTGCTCAACACCCTGGTGCTGTTCGGGCCACTGATGGTGTTTGCCCTGCTCAAGCTGGTGGCCCCCGGTCGCTTTCGCGACTACGCCTCATGGGCGGTCATGTGGATCGCTGAAACCTGGGCCGAGATCGACAAGCTGATCTTCGCCCTGTGCATCCCCACCCAATGGGACATTCGCGGCGGTGGCGACCTGCGGGGCGACACCTCCTATCTGGTGATCAGCAACCACCAATCCTGGGTCGACATCCCGGCGCTGATCCAGACCCTCAACCGGCGCACGCCGTTCTTCAAGTTCTTCCTGAAAAAGGAATTGATCTGGGTACCGTTCCTGGGCCTGGCCTGGTGGGCGCTGGACTACCCGTTCATGAAGCGCTACACCAAAGCGTTCCTGGCCAAACACCCAGAGCTTGCAGGCCAGGACCTGAAAATCACCCAGGAAGCCTGCGAGCTGTTCAAGCGCCAGCCGGTCACGGTGGTCAATTACCTGGAAGGCACCCGATTCACCCCCGCCAAGCGTCAACAACAGGACTCACCCTACGAGCGCCTGCTCAAACCCAAGGCGGGCGGTGTAGCGTTCGTGCTGGCGGCGATGGGCGAACAGCTGGACGCGGTGCTCGACGTCACCGTGGTTTATCCACAAGAGAACATTCCGGGTTTCTGGGACTTGATCAGCGGCGCGGTACCGAAGGTGATCGTTGATATCCGCACCCGTGAGCTGGATCCGGCCTTGTGGCGGGGGGATTACGAGAACGACCCGGCGTTTCGCCAGACCGTCCAGAACTGGGTCAACCAGCTCTGGATGGAGAAAGATGCGCGCATCGAACAACTGCGCGCAGAGCGACCTTAG
- the rloA2 gene encoding retropepsin-like aspartic peptidase RloA2: MKSILALLTLVALPVMAAEPTLYGRYEYIQLPEIGETFKAKMDTGALTASLSARDIETFTRDGDDWVRFRLGGKEATNKVYEHKVSRISKIKSRADEDDDKDEATVAKRPVIDLEMCLGNVKRTVEVNLTDRSSFNYPLLIGAKALREFGAAVNPARRYTADKPDC, encoded by the coding sequence GTGAAATCCATCCTTGCCCTGCTAACTCTCGTGGCCTTGCCTGTCATGGCCGCTGAGCCGACCCTTTACGGTCGCTACGAATACATTCAACTGCCGGAAATCGGCGAGACCTTCAAGGCCAAGATGGACACCGGTGCGCTGACTGCCTCGCTGTCGGCCCGGGACATCGAGACCTTCACCCGTGACGGCGACGACTGGGTACGCTTCCGCCTCGGCGGCAAGGAGGCCACCAACAAGGTGTACGAGCACAAGGTCTCGCGCATCAGCAAAATCAAAAGCCGCGCCGACGAAGATGACGACAAGGACGAGGCTACCGTGGCCAAGCGCCCGGTGATCGACCTGGAAATGTGCCTGGGCAACGTCAAGCGCACCGTCGAGGTCAACCTCACCGACCGCAGCAGCTTCAACTACCCGCTGCTGATTGGCGCCAAAGCCTTGCGTGAATTCGGCGCTGCGGTGAACCCTGCTCGCCGTTACACTGCGGACAAACCGGACTGCTGA
- the creB gene encoding two-component system response regulator CreB yields the protein MAHILIVEDEAAIADTLIFALQGEGFTTTWLSLGQAALAHQRQTPADLIILDIGLPDITGFETCKQLRRFSEVPVMFLSARDGEIDRVVGLEIGADDYVVKPFSPREVAARVRAILKRVGPGVAPAMFQVDMERMQISYRGQPLSLTRHEFRLLQSLLEQPERVFSREQLLDAVGVAADAGYERNIDSHIKSVRSKLRTVAPDAEPIQTHRGLGYSYSPGNS from the coding sequence ATGGCGCATATCCTGATTGTCGAAGACGAAGCGGCCATCGCCGACACGCTGATTTTTGCCCTGCAAGGCGAGGGCTTCACCACCACCTGGCTGAGCCTCGGCCAGGCGGCGCTGGCCCATCAGCGGCAAACCCCGGCGGACCTGATCATCCTCGACATCGGCCTGCCGGACATCACCGGCTTTGAAACCTGCAAACAGCTGCGGCGCTTCAGCGAAGTGCCGGTGATGTTCCTCAGCGCCCGGGACGGCGAGATCGACCGCGTGGTGGGCCTTGAGATCGGTGCCGACGACTATGTGGTCAAGCCCTTCAGCCCACGTGAAGTGGCGGCGCGGGTACGGGCGATTCTCAAGCGTGTGGGCCCCGGTGTCGCACCGGCGATGTTCCAGGTGGACATGGAGCGCATGCAGATCAGTTACCGCGGCCAGCCCCTGAGCCTCACGCGCCATGAATTCCGCCTGCTGCAAAGCCTGCTGGAGCAACCCGAGCGGGTCTTCAGCCGCGAACAACTGCTGGACGCCGTGGGCGTGGCTGCGGATGCCGGCTACGAGCGCAATATCGACAGCCACATCAAGAGCGTTCGTAGCAAATTGCGCACGGTGGCGCCTGACGCCGAACCCATCCAGACCCATCGCGGCTTGGGCTACAGCTACAGCCCGGGCAACAGCTGA